In Helianthus annuus cultivar XRQ/B chromosome 3, HanXRQr2.0-SUNRISE, whole genome shotgun sequence, a single window of DNA contains:
- the LOC110913242 gene encoding putative F-box only protein 10: MEDLLPDDLMYNVLSRLPVKTIIRYKCVCKKWRDLVSDSYFVNLHLSRSREALMIFNYYEPFRPGNLMWVEIGHKALVQVKRLVLTEYCAHVSCYWLSQVGSVNGLICSAYHCRGFLIYNPVLEECMHVPPPPQEYETLSYGLGVSRAGEYKLIHIFHRKISLDSDELYTVEIEVYTLH; encoded by the coding sequence ATGGAAGACTTATTACCTGACGATTTGATGTACAACGTATTATCAAGACTACCGGTGAAAACAATCATCCGTTACAAGTGTGTGTGCAAAAAGTGGCGTGATCTTGTCTCCGATTCTTACTTTGTTAATCTTCATCTCTCGAGATCGCGTGAGGCCCTGATGATCTTTAATTATTATGAGCCATTTAGGCCAGGGAATTTAATGTGGGTAGAGATAGGACACAAAGCACTCGTTCAAGTGAAAAGGCTTGTGCTTACGGAATATTGTGCTCATGTAAGTTGTTATTGGCTAAGTCAAGTGGGCTCAGTGAATGGTTTGATATGCTCCGCCTACCACTGCCGGGGGTTTCTCATATACAATCCTGTGTTGGAAGAATGCATGCACGTCCCTCCACCACCACAAGAATATGAGACATTAAGTTATGGTTTAGGAGTTTCAAGGGCAGGAGAATACAAGTTGATACATATTTTCCATAGGAAAATATCCTTAGATTCTGACGAGCTTTACACGGTTGAGATTGAGGTTTACACCCTTCACTGA